The Streptomyces sp. NBC_01197 genome window below encodes:
- a CDS encoding DUF6893 family small protein, which translates to MKTLGVITAVAGAVLVAAAVAVGVQSIPDIRRYLRMRSM; encoded by the coding sequence GTGAAGACCCTTGGCGTGATCACCGCAGTCGCGGGCGCAGTCCTGGTGGCAGCCGCTGTTGCCGTGGGAGTCCAGTCGATCCCGGACATCCGCCGGTATCTGCGAATGCGTTCGATGTGA
- the hypE gene encoding hydrogenase expression/formation protein HypE, with product MQSPAELDFESWVCPVPLRETPSVVMGHGGGGAMSGELIEHLFLPAYGAAAAAELGDSAVLSVGGGPRLAFSTDSYVVKPMFFPGGSIGDLAVNGTVNDLAMSGAVPLFLSTAFILQEGTGLGELGRIAQALGAAARSAGVRLVTGDTKVVDSASGDGVFINTAGIGMVPDGVDIGPRRARPGDAVLVSGDIGVHGVAVMSCRDGLEFGTTVESDTAALHGLVADMIATGTDLHVLRDPTRGGVAASLNEIAVASDVGIELVERELPVPETVRDACSLLGLDPLQVANEGKLLALVPGESADQVLAALRAHPLGRSACRIGTCVPDHAGMVVVRTGLGGSRVVGLPIGEQLPRIC from the coding sequence ATGCAGTCCCCCGCCGAGCTCGACTTCGAGAGCTGGGTCTGTCCGGTCCCGCTGCGCGAGACGCCATCCGTGGTGATGGGCCACGGGGGCGGCGGCGCGATGTCGGGCGAGCTGATCGAGCATCTGTTCCTGCCCGCGTACGGTGCGGCGGCCGCGGCCGAACTGGGCGACTCCGCCGTGCTGTCCGTCGGCGGGGGCCCCCGGCTCGCCTTCTCCACCGACTCCTACGTGGTGAAGCCGATGTTCTTCCCCGGCGGGTCGATCGGTGATCTGGCCGTGAACGGGACGGTGAACGACCTCGCGATGTCGGGCGCGGTGCCGCTGTTCCTCTCGACCGCCTTCATCCTCCAGGAGGGCACCGGGCTCGGTGAACTCGGCCGTATCGCCCAGGCGTTGGGCGCCGCCGCCCGGTCCGCGGGAGTACGGCTCGTCACCGGGGACACCAAGGTCGTGGACAGCGCGAGCGGGGACGGCGTCTTCATCAACACCGCCGGGATCGGCATGGTGCCCGACGGTGTCGACATCGGGCCGCGCCGTGCGCGCCCCGGGGACGCCGTGCTCGTCAGCGGTGACATCGGGGTGCACGGGGTGGCGGTGATGAGCTGCCGGGACGGGCTTGAGTTCGGCACCACGGTCGAGAGCGACACGGCCGCGCTGCACGGCCTCGTCGCCGACATGATCGCCACCGGTACGGATCTCCATGTGCTGCGGGACCCGACCCGTGGTGGTGTCGCGGCCTCGCTGAACGAGATCGCCGTGGCGTCGGACGTCGGGATCGAGCTGGTGGAGCGGGAGTTGCCGGTCCCGGAGACGGTGCGCGACGCGTGCAGCCTGCTGGGGCTCGACCCGCTCCAGGTGGCCAACGAGGGGAAGCTGCTCGCCTTGGTTCCCGGCGAGAGCGCCGACCAGGTCCTCGCGGCGCTGCGGGCGCACCCGCTGGGCCGCTCGGCCTGCCGGATCGGCACCTGCGTCCCGGACCACGCCGGGATGGTGGTGGTCAGGACCGGGCTCGGCGGCAGCCGGGTGGTCGGGCTGCCGATCGGCGAGCAGCTGCCCCGGATCTGCTGA
- the hypF gene encoding carbamoyltransferase HypF: MCLGIPGRVVELVDGYAGQLALVDVEGARRRVNVGMLDSPPAGGDWVLLHMGFALEVIDAAKAGEALSGLEMMGRARDEEPVEAAPGESPSGEAAVDRLRRRFEVHGVVQGVGFRPFVYVSARELALSGSVVNTGSGVVAEVEGEAGAVAEFGRRLRTDAPVLAVVESVHESDLPPVGGTEFAIGESRGEGPARTLVSPDVATCRECLDEMRDPANRRYRHPFITCTHCGPRFTIVTGVPYDRAATTMAAFEMCADCRSEYGDPADRRFHAQPIACHACGPTLELVRKDGAQAASRENALRGARELLADGRIVAVKGLGGYHLACDARNEAAVAELRRRKRRGGKPFAVMVADVGVAAQLVTLTEDEERLLTSARRPIVLLPRRGTPERTGVSGSVAPDSPDLGLMLPYTPLHVLLFGVGDDRPGPDALVMTSANLAGEPIVTDDAAALTGLASLADAWLRHDRRIEVPCDDSVSRFVAGAELPLRRSRGYAPLPLALPFDVPPLLAAGADLKNTCALGDGRYAWVSQHIGDMDDLGTASALTRTERQLERITGVEPGQLVADLHPGYRSGAWAVAHAGSRPVRRVQHHHAHIASVMGEHGIGADESVIGVAFDGTGAGTDGAVWGGEVLIAGYKSFERSAHLGYVPLAGGDASVLRPYRMALAHLRAAGVAWDERLPSVRACPPRERDVLAHQFGTGFGCVPTSSMGRLFDAVASLAGVRHEVEYEAEAAIGLEGLARSAGPDRAVADGRYSFGIREAVDGEPVVADPGPVVRAVVSDVRAGVPAELIAARFHTCVAALTVSLAERARARTGLGVVALGGGVFQNAVLLGAVQHGLEDAGFTVLRPRLLPPNDGGIALGQLLIAASG, translated from the coding sequence ATGTGCCTTGGCATTCCGGGGCGGGTCGTGGAGCTCGTCGACGGATATGCCGGCCAGCTCGCGCTCGTCGATGTCGAGGGCGCGCGGCGGCGCGTCAACGTCGGGATGCTCGACTCCCCTCCGGCCGGCGGCGACTGGGTGCTTCTCCACATGGGCTTCGCACTGGAGGTCATCGACGCGGCGAAGGCGGGAGAGGCGCTCTCCGGCCTGGAGATGATGGGCCGGGCCCGCGACGAAGAGCCCGTTGAGGCCGCGCCCGGTGAGTCCCCGTCCGGTGAGGCCGCGGTCGACCGGTTGCGGCGGCGGTTCGAGGTGCACGGCGTGGTCCAGGGGGTCGGGTTCCGGCCCTTCGTGTACGTCAGCGCCCGCGAACTCGCCCTCAGCGGCTCGGTGGTCAACACCGGCTCCGGGGTGGTCGCCGAAGTCGAGGGCGAGGCAGGCGCGGTGGCCGAGTTCGGCAGGAGACTGCGCACGGACGCGCCCGTGCTCGCCGTGGTGGAGTCCGTCCACGAGTCGGACCTGCCGCCCGTGGGCGGAACGGAGTTCGCCATCGGGGAGTCCCGTGGGGAAGGGCCCGCCCGCACCCTGGTCTCGCCGGATGTGGCGACGTGCCGGGAGTGCCTGGACGAGATGCGCGATCCGGCGAACCGCCGCTACCGCCATCCCTTCATCACCTGCACCCACTGCGGCCCCCGGTTCACCATCGTCACCGGTGTGCCGTACGACCGGGCGGCCACCACGATGGCCGCCTTCGAGATGTGCGCCGACTGCCGGTCGGAGTACGGCGATCCGGCCGACCGCCGCTTCCACGCCCAGCCGATCGCCTGCCACGCGTGCGGGCCCACTCTCGAACTGGTCCGCAAGGACGGTGCGCAGGCGGCGAGCCGCGAGAACGCGTTGCGGGGGGCCCGGGAGCTGCTGGCCGATGGCCGGATCGTCGCGGTGAAGGGGCTCGGCGGCTACCACCTCGCGTGCGACGCCCGCAACGAGGCGGCCGTGGCAGAGCTGCGGCGGCGCAAGCGGCGTGGCGGCAAGCCCTTCGCGGTGATGGTCGCGGACGTCGGCGTGGCGGCGCAGCTGGTGACGCTGACCGAGGACGAGGAGCGCCTGCTGACCAGTGCCCGCCGGCCGATCGTGCTGCTGCCGCGGCGCGGGACGCCGGAGCGGACCGGGGTATCCGGTTCGGTGGCGCCTGACAGCCCGGATCTGGGTCTGATGCTTCCGTACACCCCCCTGCACGTCCTGCTCTTCGGTGTCGGGGACGACCGGCCGGGCCCCGACGCGCTGGTGATGACCTCGGCCAACCTGGCGGGTGAGCCGATCGTCACCGATGACGCCGCGGCCCTCACCGGGCTCGCTTCGCTGGCCGATGCCTGGCTGCGGCACGACCGGCGGATCGAGGTGCCCTGCGACGACTCGGTCAGCCGGTTCGTGGCCGGCGCGGAGCTGCCGCTGCGCCGGTCCCGCGGTTACGCCCCGCTGCCGCTGGCGCTGCCCTTCGACGTACCGCCGCTCCTCGCGGCCGGCGCGGATCTCAAGAACACCTGCGCGCTCGGCGACGGGCGGTACGCCTGGGTGAGCCAGCACATCGGCGACATGGACGATCTGGGCACGGCCTCCGCGCTGACCAGGACGGAACGGCAGCTGGAGCGGATCACCGGGGTCGAACCCGGGCAGCTGGTGGCCGATCTGCACCCCGGTTACCGGTCGGGCGCCTGGGCCGTGGCGCACGCCGGGTCCCGGCCGGTGCGGCGGGTGCAGCACCACCACGCCCATATCGCTTCGGTCATGGGTGAGCACGGCATCGGGGCGGACGAGAGCGTGATCGGTGTGGCCTTCGACGGCACCGGCGCCGGTACGGACGGGGCCGTGTGGGGCGGCGAGGTGCTGATCGCCGGTTACAAGTCGTTCGAGCGGTCGGCGCACCTGGGGTACGTGCCACTGGCGGGCGGCGACGCGAGTGTGCTGCGGCCGTACCGGATGGCGCTGGCCCACCTCCGTGCCGCCGGGGTCGCCTGGGACGAGCGGCTGCCCTCCGTACGGGCCTGCCCGCCGAGGGAACGGGACGTGCTGGCCCACCAGTTCGGTACCGGGTTCGGCTGTGTGCCGACGTCGAGCATGGGCCGGCTCTTCGACGCGGTGGCCTCGCTGGCCGGGGTCCGGCACGAGGTGGAGTACGAGGCAGAGGCCGCGATCGGCCTTGAGGGGCTGGCCAGGTCGGCCGGTCCTGACCGAGCGGTTGCGGACGGCCGGTACTCCTTCGGGATCAGGGAAGCGGTGGACGGGGAGCCCGTCGTCGCCGACCCCGGCCCGGTCGTGCGCGCGGTGGTGTCGGACGTACGGGCGGGGGTGCCGGCCGAGCTGATCGCGGCACGGTTCCACACCTGCGTCGCCGCCCTGACCGTCTCCCTCGCCGAGCGCGCACGTGCCAGGACGGGGCTCGGGGTGGTGGCTCTCGGCGGTGGTGTCTTCCAGAACGCCGTACTGCTCGGTGCGGTCCAACACGGCCTGGAAGACGCTGGCTTCACCGTGCTCCGGCCGAGACTCCTGCCCCCGAACGACGGAGGGATCGCCCTGGGCCAGCTTCTGATCGCCGCGTCGGGCTGA
- the hypD gene encoding hydrogenase formation protein HypD, translating to MKYLDEFSNPELARKLLDQIHAATTRPWAMMEVCGGQTHSIIRHGIDQLLPDDVELIHGPGCPVCVTPLEIIDRALAIAARPGVIFCSFGDMLRVPGSSQDLFSVKSAGGDVRVVYSPLDALKLARENPDREVVFFGIGFETTAPANAMTVHQAKRLGVRNFSLLVSHVLVPPAISAIMESATCRVQAFLAAGHVCSVMGTAEYPPLAEKYRVPIVVTGFEPLDILEGIRRTIVQLEEGRHEVENAYSRAVREEGNLPAMEMLRDVFEVTDRTWRGIGTIPRSGWRLSPGYAEFDAEQRFDVSGIHTAESALCRSGEVLQGLIKPLECAAFGKECTPRNPLGATMVSSEGACAAYHTYRRLELVEAK from the coding sequence GTGAAGTATCTCGACGAGTTCAGCAACCCCGAGCTGGCCAGGAAGCTGCTCGACCAGATCCACGCGGCGACCACACGGCCGTGGGCCATGATGGAGGTCTGCGGTGGTCAGACCCATTCGATCATCCGGCACGGTATCGACCAACTCCTGCCCGATGACGTCGAGTTGATCCATGGGCCGGGCTGCCCGGTCTGCGTCACCCCGCTGGAGATCATCGACCGGGCGCTCGCCATCGCGGCCCGGCCGGGGGTCATCTTCTGCTCCTTCGGTGACATGCTCCGGGTGCCGGGCAGCAGCCAGGACCTGTTCTCGGTGAAGAGCGCCGGAGGGGATGTCCGGGTGGTGTACTCACCGCTCGACGCGCTGAAGCTGGCCCGGGAGAACCCGGACCGGGAGGTCGTCTTCTTCGGGATCGGCTTCGAGACCACGGCCCCGGCCAACGCGATGACCGTCCACCAGGCCAAGCGCCTCGGGGTACGCAACTTCTCCCTGCTGGTCTCCCACGTCCTGGTGCCGCCCGCGATCTCGGCGATCATGGAGTCCGCCACCTGCCGGGTGCAGGCATTCCTGGCCGCCGGGCATGTGTGCAGCGTGATGGGCACGGCGGAGTACCCGCCGCTGGCGGAGAAGTACCGGGTGCCCATCGTCGTCACCGGCTTCGAGCCGCTGGACATCCTCGAAGGCATCCGGCGCACGATCGTCCAGCTCGAAGAGGGCCGCCACGAAGTGGAGAACGCCTACTCCCGCGCCGTACGCGAGGAAGGCAACCTGCCCGCCATGGAGATGCTGCGGGATGTCTTCGAGGTGACCGACCGGACGTGGCGCGGCATCGGGACGATCCCGCGCAGCGGCTGGCGGCTGTCACCCGGTTACGCCGAGTTCGACGCGGAGCAGCGGTTCGACGTGTCCGGTATCCATACGGCCGAGTCGGCCCTGTGCCGGTCGGGCGAGGTGCTCCAGGGCCTGATCAAACCACTTGAGTGCGCGGCCTTCGGCAAGGAGTGCACCCCGCGCAACCCGCTGGGCGCCACGATGGTGTCGTCCGAGGGCGCCTGCGCCGCCTACCACACGTACCGCCGACTGGAACTGGTCGAAGCCAAGTGA
- a CDS encoding IS630 family transposase, producing MSASGAVPVPRRGPKLEPLLLSADERVVLERWARRASSAQAVALRARIVLACVGADVPPTVVVARELRIAADTVRKWRRRFLAGRLDGLVDEPRPGRPPSISVDQVEAVVVSTLEEIPKNATHWSRASMADRSGLSKSTVGRIWRKFQLKPHLSDTFKLSTDPLFVEKVYDVVGLYFNPPEGAVVLSVDEKSQIQALDRSQPVLPMMPGMPERRTHDYVRNGLTTLFAAFDVATGEVITSLHRRHRAAEFKKFLVKIEKEVPGHLQVHLIVDNYGTHKTPAIRAWLAKHPRFHLHFTPTGSSWINQVERWFGFLADQKIRRGAHKSVRSLEADIRAWVKQWNESPTPFTWTKTAEEILDSLARFCQRISGAGH from the coding sequence ATGAGTGCCTCTGGGGCTGTGCCGGTGCCACGTCGTGGCCCGAAGTTGGAACCGTTGTTGTTGTCCGCCGATGAGCGTGTGGTGTTGGAGCGTTGGGCCCGGCGGGCGTCGTCTGCCCAGGCGGTGGCCCTGCGGGCCCGCATCGTGCTGGCATGTGTCGGCGCCGATGTTCCGCCGACTGTCGTGGTGGCACGGGAGTTACGGATCGCGGCGGACACGGTCCGCAAGTGGCGTCGCCGGTTCCTGGCCGGCCGGCTGGACGGGTTGGTGGACGAGCCCCGGCCGGGCCGGCCGCCCAGCATCAGTGTCGATCAGGTAGAGGCAGTCGTGGTCAGCACGTTGGAGGAGATCCCGAAGAATGCCACTCACTGGTCGCGTGCCTCGATGGCCGACCGCAGTGGGCTGTCGAAGTCGACCGTGGGCCGGATCTGGCGGAAGTTCCAGCTCAAGCCGCACCTGAGCGACACTTTCAAGCTCTCGACGGATCCGTTGTTCGTGGAGAAGGTCTACGACGTGGTGGGGCTGTACTTCAACCCGCCCGAGGGCGCGGTGGTGCTTTCGGTGGACGAGAAGTCCCAGATTCAGGCCCTGGACCGCTCTCAGCCGGTGCTGCCGATGATGCCGGGCATGCCCGAGCGCCGCACCCATGACTATGTTCGCAACGGCCTGACCACCTTGTTCGCGGCTTTCGACGTCGCCACCGGTGAAGTCATCACCAGCCTTCATCGTCGGCACCGGGCAGCGGAGTTCAAGAAGTTCCTCGTCAAGATCGAGAAAGAGGTCCCCGGGCACCTCCAGGTCCACCTCATCGTGGACAACTACGGCACCCACAAGACACCGGCGATCAGGGCATGGCTGGCCAAACACCCCCGGTTCCACCTGCACTTCACGCCCACCGGCTCCTCCTGGATCAACCAGGTGGAGCGGTGGTTCGGCTTCCTCGCAGACCAGAAGATCCGTCGTGGCGCCCACAAAAGCGTGCGCTCCCTGGAGGCGGACATCCGTGCATGGGTCAAGCAGTGGAACGAAAGCCCGACCCCGTTCACCTGGACCAAAACAGCCGAAGAGATCCTCGACTCGCTCGCCCGCTTCTGCCAACGGATCTCTGGCGCAGGACACTAG
- a CDS encoding FAD-dependent monooxygenase produces MQSRTLEALDQRGLLEPLLATGDHPVGTGHFAGIPLPLHANRHRLPWRSVPQVVIEGFFEQHLAAHGLHARRDHELAGLAQDDNGVTATFANGATFRSRYLVAADGAHSTVRSLLRAEFPGEPGTVTITAADVRLSGVDPSMSHTWSEDGHWAALFPLGTDPQGRQLRRLVLGGPGRSLPRETPVTEGEIRDGLRAVFGTRAHLLELRYGRRITNTSRQVRQYRHGRVFLAGDAAHVHLPLGAQGMNTGIQDALNLGWKLGAAVHGWAPENLLDTYHAERHPAGAAVLRNVRAQSLLMDWAGTRDPEVLAAREIFTDMARLPDVQNYLADLMSGMANPYPMPGNEAHPLVGRPAPDLDLGTTRVHELLRSGHGLLLDPADTFARVAGPWSDRVDRVGQGADTEAMLIRPDGYVCWASADDLEPALHYWFGEPR; encoded by the coding sequence GTGCAGTCCCGCACACTGGAGGCGCTCGACCAGCGAGGGCTGCTGGAGCCGTTGCTGGCCACCGGAGATCACCCCGTCGGCACGGGTCATTTCGCCGGTATCCCCCTCCCGCTCCACGCCAACCGGCACCGTCTGCCCTGGCGTTCCGTGCCGCAGGTGGTGATCGAGGGGTTCTTCGAGCAGCACCTCGCCGCGCACGGGCTCCACGCCCGGAGGGACCACGAACTGGCCGGCCTCGCCCAGGACGACAACGGGGTCACCGCGACCTTCGCCAACGGCGCCACCTTTCGCTCCCGTTACCTCGTCGCCGCCGACGGAGCCCACAGCACCGTGCGGTCGCTCCTGCGGGCCGAGTTCCCCGGTGAGCCCGGTACAGTGACGATCACCGCCGCCGACGTGCGGCTGAGCGGCGTCGATCCGTCCATGTCGCACACCTGGAGCGAGGACGGGCACTGGGCGGCACTGTTCCCGCTCGGCACCGATCCGCAGGGCAGGCAGCTGCGCCGACTGGTACTCGGCGGGCCGGGCCGATCACTGCCGAGGGAGACCCCGGTCACCGAGGGTGAAATCCGCGACGGCCTGCGCGCCGTGTTCGGGACGCGGGCGCACCTGCTCGAACTGCGCTACGGCCGCCGTATCACCAACACGTCACGGCAGGTCCGGCAGTACCGGCACGGACGGGTCTTCCTGGCGGGCGATGCCGCCCATGTCCACCTTCCGCTCGGCGCGCAGGGCATGAACACCGGGATCCAGGACGCGCTCAACCTCGGTTGGAAACTCGGCGCCGCCGTGCACGGCTGGGCACCGGAGAACCTGCTCGACACGTATCACGCGGAACGGCATCCGGCCGGGGCCGCCGTATTGCGCAACGTCCGGGCGCAGAGCCTGCTGATGGACTGGGCCGGCACCCGCGATCCGGAGGTGCTGGCCGCTCGGGAGATCTTCACGGACATGGCCCGACTGCCGGACGTCCAGAACTATCTCGCCGACCTGATGTCCGGGATGGCCAACCCCTACCCGATGCCGGGTAACGAAGCCCATCCGCTCGTCGGCCGGCCCGCACCGGACCTGGACCTCGGTACGACCCGGGTGCACGAACTGCTGCGGTCCGGGCACGGCCTCCTCCTCGACCCGGCTGACACGTTCGCCAGGGTCGCCGGCCCCTGGTCGGACCGGGTGGACCGGGTGGGCCAGGGCGCCGATACCGAGGCGATGCTCATCCGGCCGGACGGTTACGTTTGCTGGGCAAGCGCGGATGACCTGGAACCGGCGCTCCACTACTGGTTCGGCGAGCCCCGCTGA
- a CDS encoding HypC/HybG/HupF family hydrogenase formation chaperone — protein sequence MCLAVPGRVLSTAEVDGTLMADVDFGGVRKEVCLQYIPDVTAGEYVIVHVGFAIQRLDEESARRTLADFDRLGILEEEFGDGFELAARAAQQEHPEGVGR from the coding sequence ATGTGTCTGGCAGTTCCGGGGCGCGTCCTCAGTACCGCCGAGGTCGACGGCACGTTGATGGCCGATGTCGACTTCGGCGGGGTACGCAAAGAGGTGTGCCTCCAGTACATCCCGGATGTGACGGCCGGTGAGTACGTCATCGTGCACGTCGGGTTCGCCATCCAGCGCCTCGACGAGGAGTCGGCCCGGCGGACGCTGGCCGATTTCGACAGGCTCGGCATCCTGGAGGAGGAGTTCGGCGACGGCTTCGAACTCGCCGCACGGGCCGCTCAGCAGGAACACCCAGAAGGAGTCGGCCGGTGA
- a CDS encoding hydrogenase maturation protease, which yields MTDRVLVAGVGNLFLSDDGFGPEVVRALAGADTLPPGVRVVDYGIRGMHLAYDLLDGYDALVLVDACPGGGPPGEVTVLEVGPDDLGSGEFDAHGMNPVAVLANLEQLGGTLPSTYVVGCTPADVGEGIGLSPAVLAAVPAAIEAVGILLGRLLPAGPAPTRRS from the coding sequence GTGACGGATCGCGTGCTGGTCGCCGGGGTCGGCAACCTCTTCCTGAGCGATGACGGATTCGGCCCCGAGGTGGTCCGGGCACTCGCCGGTGCGGACACACTGCCGCCCGGCGTCCGCGTCGTGGACTACGGAATCCGGGGCATGCACCTCGCGTACGACCTGCTGGACGGGTACGACGCGCTGGTGCTGGTCGACGCCTGCCCGGGCGGGGGGCCGCCCGGCGAGGTGACTGTACTCGAAGTGGGTCCGGACGACCTCGGTTCGGGTGAATTCGATGCACACGGTATGAATCCGGTCGCAGTACTGGCAAATCTGGAACAACTGGGCGGTACCCTTCCGTCCACCTACGTCGTGGGCTGCACCCCCGCCGACGTCGGTGAGGGCATCGGGCTCAGCCCCGCGGTACTCGCGGCGGTGCCCGCGGCCATCGAGGCCGTAGGGATTCTGCTGGGCCGGCTGCTGCCCGCCGGACCCGCCCCGACCAGGAGGTCCTGA
- a CDS encoding DUF6390 family protein, translating into MSAEGALLFARYAYPPNELGYCGPDDATALLRPGAVAGMEERARQFDGAWCYLEFLAESAGIPDPLDVRVVEAYWIGNELLDLADSGALVDRLLDRFRGQPGGTWREAAHRALPHHSFQVFDVYPWAALLRAGGNPVALSVLDQCRIRTGVVVGVDGESATVESRPLSWDGKVLAPGPPRREPVRWSTGGRSLIAGVSPGDRVALHWDWICDVLTDAQAARIESIEGRRHGVVPEDTAQCSGRRS; encoded by the coding sequence ATGAGCGCGGAGGGCGCGCTGCTGTTCGCGCGATACGCCTATCCCCCCAACGAACTCGGCTACTGCGGTCCTGACGACGCCACCGCGCTGCTGCGCCCCGGCGCGGTGGCCGGGATGGAGGAGCGGGCCCGGCAGTTCGACGGGGCCTGGTGCTATCTCGAATTCCTGGCGGAGTCAGCCGGCATCCCCGATCCGCTCGACGTCCGGGTGGTGGAGGCGTACTGGATCGGCAACGAACTGCTGGACCTGGCCGACTCCGGGGCGCTGGTGGACCGTCTGCTCGACCGGTTCCGGGGACAGCCGGGCGGCACCTGGCGGGAGGCGGCGCACCGGGCCCTGCCCCACCACAGTTTCCAGGTATTCGACGTGTACCCGTGGGCGGCGCTGCTGCGCGCGGGCGGCAACCCGGTCGCACTGTCCGTGCTCGACCAGTGCCGTATCCGTACGGGGGTGGTCGTCGGCGTCGACGGTGAGTCGGCGACCGTCGAGTCCCGTCCGCTGAGCTGGGACGGGAAGGTGCTCGCCCCGGGGCCGCCCCGGCGGGAGCCGGTCCGCTGGTCGACGGGTGGCAGGTCGCTGATCGCCGGGGTCTCCCCCGGCGACCGGGTGGCGCTGCACTGGGACTGGATCTGCGATGTGCTCACCGATGCGCAGGCCGCGCGCATCGAGTCGATCGAGGGCCGGCGGCACGGCGTGGTCCCGGAGGACACCGCTCAGTGCTCCGGCCGCAGATCGTGA
- a CDS encoding DUF6084 family protein, producing MSGTDFSLLDFSVLDVVAEPYSAAPQLTARLRIEESSGERIHAIVLQCQVRIEPQRRSYDAAEEEGLRGLFGERSRWADTLRPFLWMQCNTTVQGFTGATEVDLALPCTYDFDVTGSRYLHALGEGAVPLTLLFSGTVFTKGSAGFGVRQVPWDCEARHPMPVAVWREMIAAHFPNAGWIRLDHDVITEFAGFRAQRGLISWEETVHTLLAETGEVVP from the coding sequence GTGAGCGGCACGGACTTCTCCTTACTGGACTTCTCGGTGCTCGACGTGGTGGCCGAACCGTACTCGGCGGCGCCCCAGTTGACGGCCCGGCTGCGGATCGAGGAGAGCAGCGGCGAGCGGATCCACGCGATCGTCCTGCAGTGCCAGGTCCGTATCGAACCGCAGCGCCGCTCGTACGACGCGGCCGAGGAGGAGGGGTTGCGCGGGCTGTTCGGGGAGCGGTCCCGGTGGGCGGACACCCTGCGGCCGTTCCTCTGGATGCAGTGCAACACCACGGTCCAGGGGTTCACCGGCGCCACCGAGGTCGACCTCGCGCTGCCCTGCACCTATGACTTCGACGTGACCGGCTCGCGGTATCTCCACGCACTCGGGGAAGGCGCGGTGCCGCTCACGCTGCTCTTCTCGGGCACCGTCTTCACCAAGGGCAGCGCCGGTTTCGGCGTACGGCAGGTGCCCTGGGACTGCGAAGCCCGTCATCCGATGCCCGTCGCGGTGTGGCGGGAGATGATCGCCGCCCACTTCCCGAACGCGGGGTGGATCAGGCTCGACCACGACGTCATCACCGAGTTCGCCGGCTTCCGCGCACAGCGCGGGCTGATCAGCTGGGAAGAGACGGTCCACACCCTGCTGGCCGAGACCGGAGAGGTGGTCCCGTGA
- a CDS encoding FAD-dependent oxidoreductase, with product MGQAVERKPDPVHLDQNSRRDPRLARPLLPTDLWRRTLASYPDFGLVRTRRDLDQLLARHAEAAGARLLEGTKVIDAALDDRTGGVRGVVVQRDGGRYLYGARLVVAADGAASPMARIMGRPQRRDRAMGVAVRRYYTTPRTSDDYLETWLDLRARDAHGRDRILPGYGWIFPLGDGIWNVGIGTFTVNRKLDIDHRALFREWTARLPRHWHIDDDHADGPLRGHALPTGLSRRPQYARGVLLTGDAAGMINPITGEGIDYALESGRLSAEIITQALARSSARRREQALHAYPQALKDAFGSYFTLGRLGVQLTYAQPRLVQSLTTQLLHRPALRRLALKLSANLTDPRGKDATDRIISALLKLTPAA from the coding sequence ATGGGTCAAGCAGTGGAACGAAAGCCCGACCCCGTTCACCTGGACCAAAACAGCCGAAGAGATCCTCGACTCGCTCGCCCGCTTCTGCCAACGGATCTCTGGCGCAGGACACTAGCCAGCTACCCCGACTTCGGCCTGGTCCGGACCCGCCGGGACCTTGACCAGCTCCTCGCTCGGCATGCGGAAGCGGCCGGCGCCCGGCTGCTGGAGGGCACCAAGGTCATCGATGCTGCTTTGGACGACCGCACGGGGGGCGTCCGCGGCGTTGTCGTCCAGCGGGACGGTGGCCGGTATCTCTACGGTGCCCGGTTGGTCGTCGCTGCTGACGGCGCCGCCAGTCCCATGGCGCGGATTATGGGCCGGCCGCAGCGCAGGGACCGTGCCATGGGTGTGGCGGTGCGCCGCTACTACACCACGCCGCGTACGAGCGACGACTACCTGGAGACCTGGCTGGACCTCCGGGCCCGGGACGCCCATGGCCGCGACCGGATCCTGCCCGGTTACGGATGGATCTTCCCCCTCGGCGACGGCATCTGGAACGTGGGCATCGGCACCTTCACCGTCAACCGGAAGCTCGACATCGACCACCGCGCCTTGTTCAGAGAATGGACAGCGCGCCTGCCCAGGCACTGGCACATCGACGACGACCACGCCGACGGCCCCCTTCGAGGTCACGCGCTGCCCACGGGACTGAGCCGCCGACCGCAGTACGCCCGCGGAGTGCTGCTGACGGGCGACGCTGCGGGCATGATCAACCCGATCACCGGGGAGGGCATCGACTACGCCCTGGAATCCGGCCGTCTCAGCGCGGAGATCATCACGCAGGCGCTGGCCCGCTCCAGCGCGAGGCGGCGCGAACAAGCCCTGCATGCATACCCGCAGGCGCTCAAGGACGCCTTCGGCAGCTACTTCACCCTTGGCCGTCTGGGCGTCCAACTCACCTACGCCCAGCCACGCCTCGTCCAGTCACTCACCACCCAACTCCTGCACCGCCCCGCCCTGCGCCGCCTCGCGCTCAAGCTGAGCGCCAACCTGACCGACCCCCGTGGCAAGGACGCAACGGACCGCATCATCAGCGCCCTGCTCAAGCTCACCCCTGCTGCCTGA